Within Nocardia terpenica, the genomic segment GAGCCGCTACCTGTTCGGCCACGCCCTGGCGCCGAACCTGGACCGAGCGACCACACCGGTGATCCTCAATTTGGCCGGTCCCGGCGGCAACCTATCCGAAATCAATTGGGACGACCTGCAATTCGCCCATCACTACGACTCCGACGCCATCATGCACCAGTCCGGAAAACTCAACGACCTGCTGGCCGTCTCCTTCACCCACCGCCACCCCACCCCCCGAGCCCGCTACATCCTCCTCCACCCCGGCCTGACCGCAACCGCCTTCACCGGCCAATACGACTCTGCCACAGCACGATTGGTCGCCGGAATGCGAGACCGCGGCCAACCCGTCGAAGCCGCCGTAACCCGCATCCTCCACCACCTCGACAACCCACCCACGGCCCCACTCACCGCCTACATGCAGGACACCCCGATCGACACCACCGGAACCCCCTTCTCGCCCGAAGCCGCCGCCCGCCTCGAAAATCTCACGGAAAGCCTTCTGTCCGACCGTTAGACG encodes:
- a CDS encoding SDR family NAD(P)-dependent oxidoreductase, producing the protein MKTVVITGGTDGMGKALALTHLRRGDRVIILGSNESKGRAVLAAATELGAADRAEFLRADLSLVSENRRILTRIAADHPVIDTLVLAARYFRANRFVTTEGFEATFALFYLSRYLFGHALAPNLDRATTPVILNLAGPGGNLSEINWDDLQFAHHYDSDAIMHQSGKLNDLLAVSFTHRHPTPRARYILLHPGLTATAFTGQYDSATARLVAGMRDRGQPVEAAVTRILHHLDNPPTAPLTAYMQDTPIDTTGTPFSPEAAARLENLTESLLSDR